One window from the genome of Glycine soja cultivar W05 chromosome 12, ASM419377v2, whole genome shotgun sequence encodes:
- the LOC114378121 gene encoding GABA transporter 1-like — translation MGTLLPDEKSENPNALEQLQHQKDVDAGALFVLKSKGSWMHCGYHLTTSIVAPPLLSLPYAFTFLGWTAGILSLVIGALVTFYSYNLISRVLEHHAQMGMRQLRFRDMARDILGPGWGRYFVGPIQFAVCYGAVVACTLLGGQCMKAIYLLSNPNGTMKLYEFVIIFGCFMLILAQIPSFHSLRHINLVSLVLCLAYSAGATIGSIYIGDSSKGPEKDYSLKGDSVNRLFGIFNAIAIIATTYGNGIIPEIQATLAPPVKGKMLKGLCVCYLVLIVTFFSVSVSGYWAFGNESEGLILSNFVDNGKPLVPKWFIYMTNIFTITQLSAVGVVYLQPTNEVLEQTFGDPKSPEFSKRNVIPRVISRSLAIAISTTIAAMLPFFGDINSLIGAFGFIPLDFILPMVFYNLTFKPSKRSPVFWLNVIIVVAFSALGAIAAVAAVRQIVLDAKNYQLFANV, via the exons ATGGGTACCCTGCTTCCAGATGAAAAATCAGAGAATCCAAATGCTTTGGAACAACTTCAACACCAAAAAGATGTGGATGCAGGCGCTCTCTTTGTCCTCAAATCCAAAG GTTCTTGGATGCATTGTGGGTACCACTTGACAACTTCGATCGTGGCACCACCTCTTCTAAGTCTTCCTTATGCATTCACCTTCCTTGGATGGACGGCTGGGATCTTAAGCTTAGTGATTGGAGCTTTGGTCACTTTCTATTCATACAATTTAATATCTAGGGTTCTTGAACACCACGCTCAGATGGGTATGCGTCAGCTACGCTTTAGAGACATGGCTCGCGATATTTTAG GTCCAGGGTGGGGTCGTTATTTTGTCGGCCCAATTCAATTCGCAGTCTGTTATGGTGCTGTAGTAGCTTGTACTCTCTTGGGAGGACAATGCATGAAG GCAATTTACTTGCTGTCAAATCCAAACGGGACCATGAAGCTTTACGAGTTTGTAATTATATTTGGATGCTTCATGCTGATTTTGGCTCAAATCCCATCTTTCCACTCTTTGAGGCACATTAATCTAGTGTCCTTGGTTCTGTGCTTAGCCTATAGTGCCGGTGCTACTATTGGTTCCATTTACATTG GAGACTCATCAAAAGGACCAGAAAAGGATTATTCTTTGAAAGGTGATTCAGTGAATCGCTTATTTGGAATCTTCAATGCAATTGCTATCATTGCCACGACTTATGGAAATGGAATCATTCCAGAAATTCAG GCAACATTAGCACCACCCGTAAAAGGGAAGATGCTCAAGGGACTATGTGTTTGTTATCTTGTTCTTATAGTTACCTTCTTTAGTGTATCTGTATCCGGTTATTGGGCATTTGGTAATGAATCAGAAGGCCTCATCTTAAGCAACTTCGTGGACAATGGGAAGCCTCTGGTGCCCAAGTGGTTCATTTACATGACCAACATTTTCACTATAACACAATTATCTGCGGTTGGTGTG GTTTATTTGCAACCAACAAATGAAGTGCTAGAGCAAACATTTGGAGACCCAAAAAGCCCCGAGTTCTCCAAACGCAATGTAATCCCTAGAGTGATATCTCGGTCATTAGCTATTGCTATTTCAACCACTATAGCAGCCATGCTTCCATTTTTTGGAGACATAAACTCTCTTATAGGAGCTTTTGGCTTTATCCCACTTGACTTCATCTTGCCAATGGTTTTCTACAATTTGACATTTAAGCCATCTAAGCGAAGCCCTGTTTTCTGGTTGAATGTGATAATTGTTGTGGCTTTCTCCGCATTGGGAGCTATAGCAGCAGTTGCAGCAGTTAGGCAGATAGTTCTTGATGCTAAAAATTACCAATTATTTGCTAATGTATGA
- the LOC114378162 gene encoding AT-hook motif nuclear-localized protein 9-like: MEKQNHTTDTDEFSTLGPTSNEPHTPMVHVNADNNNNNVVSAAVNVGVGSVSELVVAVAKSEAVGSGQMVKRGRGRPRKYDAVGSAVLPATTGPPGFSDQTVKRGRGRPRGSGKLQILASIGGFVAETAGGSIIPHVLTVKIGEDLVSTIMSFFDKGPRAVCILSATGAVSDVAIRQNGASHVIMRLEGTFEILSLSGACTYTSSPSGLVRKTGSLSVSLARTDGRVFGGVLESALVAACPIQLVMASFKQNISSQQIKRKQLSESSNAPLMLCNSDSERDQLKLPKLTGGEKSCPSPPPTTLEPTATANGVADNVFVATSNGMVDNAITPDHNVHSPSVNGVVDLDSQAPQPASDDSDQRTYADVSASVMVL; the protein is encoded by the exons ATGGAGAAACAGAACCATACGACAGACACTGATGAGTTTTCGACTCTGGGCCCCACATCGAACGAGCCACACACTCCAATGGTGCATGTCAACgccgacaacaacaacaacaacgttgTTAGCGCCGCCGTTAACGTTGGAGTTGGTTCTGTTTCGGAGCTTGTTGTGGCTGTAGCAAAGTCCGAGGCTGTAGGTTCGGGACAGATGGTGAAGAGAGGGAGGGGGAGGCCTCGGAAGTACGACGCTGTCGGGAGTGCTGTGTTGCCGGCGACGACGGGACCGCCGGGATTTTCTGATCAGACTGTCAAGAGAGGTCGGGGACGCCCCCGTGGTTCTGGGAAACTGCAGATTCTAGCTTCCATTG GTGGTTTTGTGGCAGAAACAGCTGGGGGAAGCATCATACCTCATGTGCTGACTGTGAAAATTGGAGAG GATTTGGTCAGCACCATAATGTCATTTTTTGACAAAGGCCCTCGAGCAGTTTGCATACTTTCTGCCACTGGTGCTGTTTCAGATGTGGCCATTCGCCAAAATGGTGCTTCTCATGTTATTATGAGACTTGAG GGTACCTTTGAGATATTGTCTTTATCTGGAGCATGTACCTACACTAGTAGCCCTTCTGGTCTAGTTCGTAAAACTGGCTCGTTGAGTGTTTCATTGGCTAGAACTGATGGGAGAGTTTTTGGAGGTGTTCTTGAGAGTGCATTGGTAGCAGCTTGCCCTATTCAA CTTGTTATGGCCTCTTTCAAGCAAAACATCAGCAGCCAACAAATTAAGAGAAAACAGTTGTCTGAATCTTCTAATGCACCCCTTATGCTGTGCAATTCAGATTCAGAAAGGGACCAACTGAAACTTCCAAAGTTGACAGGAGGTGAGAAGAGTTGTCCTtcaccaccaccaacaacacTTGAGCCAACAGCAACAGCTAATGGTGTAGCAGATAATGTCTTTGTTGCAACATCCAATGGAATGGTAGATAATGCTATTACTCCAGATCACAACGTGCACTCTCCCTCTGTTAATGGTGTTGTTGATTTAGACAGCCAGGCCCCGCAGCCCGCATCAGACGATTCAGACCAAAGGACTTATGCAGATGTGAGTGCAAGTGTCATGGTGTTATGA